The following are from one region of the Hyla sarda isolate aHylSar1 chromosome 6, aHylSar1.hap1, whole genome shotgun sequence genome:
- the LOC130275703 gene encoding tigger transposable element-derived protein 1-like isoform X1 — MRGDTVPGHFICERAKCIFEELKAKAESSGDSASTNRYETFRASKGWFERFKQRCEVKSVIRHGEAASANHEAADSFKMEFQRLMEDEGYLPQQVFNCDETGLFWKKMPKRTFITREEASIPGHKPMKDQLTLLVGANASGDFKLKPMLVYHSDTPRVFKQKKIIKANLGVFWRCNKNAWVTRHVFNEWAIEVFCPSVKAYLERNRLPLKAMLLLDNAPGHDPALAESLEAQFSFITVKFLPPNTTPLLQPMDQQVISNFKKLYTKKMFTKCFEATEADKNLTLKEFWKTQFTIFDCVRLIVSAWNDVSIRVFNSARKPLWPSVVQEADVSFAQEDSIETEIVTLGQAMGLEVDEDDVEEMIQDHEVELTTEELIELEKSTEHDSGEEEHCEDDHVVTVQELKDLFSSWEAVKSVVRKHPDIALTELKTCDYEDKVLSYFKNLKKKWQRQTTLDSFFKRPRKDPDSASNSTRRSGTNPDDASILPDVTIQLL, encoded by the exons ATGAGAGGGGACACTGTTCCTGGACACTTTATCTGTGAACGTGCAAAATGCATTTTTGAAGAGCTGAAAGCAAAGGCAGAATCAAGCGGTGATTCTGCTTCTACAAATCGGTATGAAACATTTAGAGCCAGCAAAGGTTGGTTTGAACGTTTCAAGCAAAGGTGTGAGGTGAAGAGTGTCATACGACATGGAGAAGCAGCTAGTGCAAATCACGAAGCAGCTGATTCTTTTAAGATGGAATTTCAGCGTCTCATGGAGGATGAAGGCTACCTTCCACAACAAGTTTTCAATTGTGATGAAACAGGTCTGTTCTGGAAGAAAATGCCAAAGCGAACATTTATCACCAGAGAAGAagccagcattcctggacataaGCCTATGAAAGATCAACTAACCCTTTTGGTGGGTGCAAATGCATCAGGAGATTTTAAGTTGAAACCAATGTTGGTTTATCATTCAGACACACCTAGAGTCTTCAAACAGAAGAAAATCATCAAGGCCAATCTAGGAGTGTTTTGGCGCTGTAACAAAAATGCCTGGGTGACCAGACATGTTTTTAATGAATGGGCAATAGAAGTTTTTTGTCCTTCAGTTAAGGCATACCTGGAGAGAAACAGACTGCCTCTAAAAGCAATGCTGCTGTTAGATAATGCTCCTGGCCATGACCCAGCACTGGCAGAATCATTAGAGGCTCAGTTTAGCTTTATTACTGTAAAATTTCTTCCTCCAAACACCACACCTCTTCTTCAACCCATGGACCAACAGGTCATCTCAAATTTTAAGAAGTTATACACCAAGAAGATGTTTACAAAATGCTTTGAAGCTACTGAAGCAGACAAAAATCTGACACTCAAAGAATTTTGGAAAACACAATTCACCATCTTTGACTGTGTTAGGCTCATTGTGAGTGCTTGGAATGACGTTTCCATTCGTGTGTTTAATTCTGCTCGGAAACCTTTGTGGCCTTCTGTTGTGCAGGAGGCAGATGTTTCTTTTGCACAAGAAGATTCCATTGAGACGGAAATTGTCACTCTGGGGCAGGCTATGGGTCTGGAAGTGGATGAAGATGATGTGGAGGAAATGATCCAAGATCATGAGGTGGAACTGACAACAGAAGAGCTAATTGAACTTGAAAAATCAACAGAgcatgacagtggagaagaggaACATTGTGAGGATGACCATGTTGTCACAGTTCAAGAACTAAAGGATCTGTTTTCTTCCTGGGAAGCTGTGAAGAGTGTTGTCCGCAAACACCCAGACATTGCTCTTACTGAGCTTAAAACCTGTGACTATGAGGATAAAGTGCTGAGCTACTTTAAAAACCTGAAGAAAAAATGGCAGAGACAAACCACATTGGACTCCTTTTTCAAAAGGCCACGGAAGGATCCTGACTCTGCTTCTAA CAGCACCAGAAGGAGTGGAACCAACCCTGATGATGCTTCCATCCTTCCAGATGTGACTATCCAGCTTCTATAA
- the LOC130275703 gene encoding tigger transposable element-derived protein 1-like isoform X2 has protein sequence MRGDTVPGHFICERAKCIFEELKAKAESSGDSASTNRYETFRASKGWFERFKQRCEVKSVIRHGEAASANHEAADSFKMEFQRLMEDEGYLPQQVFNCDETGLFWKKMPKRTFITREEASIPGHKPMKDQLTLLVGANASGDFKLKPMLVYHSDTPRVFKQKKIIKANLGVFWRCNKNAWVTRHVFNEWAIEVFCPSVKAYLERNRLPLKAMLLLDNAPGHDPALAESLEAQFSFITVKFLPPNTTPLLQPMDQQVISNFKKLYTKKMFTKCFEATEADKNLTLKEFWKTQFTIFDCVRLIVSAWNDVSIRVFNSARKPLWPSVVQEADVSFAQEDSIETEIVTLGQAMGLEVDEDDVEEMIQDHEVELTTEELIELEKSTEHDSGEEEHCEDDHVVTVQELKDLFSSWEAVKSVVRKHPDIALTELKTCDYEDKVLSYFKNLKKKWQRQTTLDSFFKRPRKDPDSASNTRRSGTNPDDASILPDVTIQLL, from the exons ATGAGAGGGGACACTGTTCCTGGACACTTTATCTGTGAACGTGCAAAATGCATTTTTGAAGAGCTGAAAGCAAAGGCAGAATCAAGCGGTGATTCTGCTTCTACAAATCGGTATGAAACATTTAGAGCCAGCAAAGGTTGGTTTGAACGTTTCAAGCAAAGGTGTGAGGTGAAGAGTGTCATACGACATGGAGAAGCAGCTAGTGCAAATCACGAAGCAGCTGATTCTTTTAAGATGGAATTTCAGCGTCTCATGGAGGATGAAGGCTACCTTCCACAACAAGTTTTCAATTGTGATGAAACAGGTCTGTTCTGGAAGAAAATGCCAAAGCGAACATTTATCACCAGAGAAGAagccagcattcctggacataaGCCTATGAAAGATCAACTAACCCTTTTGGTGGGTGCAAATGCATCAGGAGATTTTAAGTTGAAACCAATGTTGGTTTATCATTCAGACACACCTAGAGTCTTCAAACAGAAGAAAATCATCAAGGCCAATCTAGGAGTGTTTTGGCGCTGTAACAAAAATGCCTGGGTGACCAGACATGTTTTTAATGAATGGGCAATAGAAGTTTTTTGTCCTTCAGTTAAGGCATACCTGGAGAGAAACAGACTGCCTCTAAAAGCAATGCTGCTGTTAGATAATGCTCCTGGCCATGACCCAGCACTGGCAGAATCATTAGAGGCTCAGTTTAGCTTTATTACTGTAAAATTTCTTCCTCCAAACACCACACCTCTTCTTCAACCCATGGACCAACAGGTCATCTCAAATTTTAAGAAGTTATACACCAAGAAGATGTTTACAAAATGCTTTGAAGCTACTGAAGCAGACAAAAATCTGACACTCAAAGAATTTTGGAAAACACAATTCACCATCTTTGACTGTGTTAGGCTCATTGTGAGTGCTTGGAATGACGTTTCCATTCGTGTGTTTAATTCTGCTCGGAAACCTTTGTGGCCTTCTGTTGTGCAGGAGGCAGATGTTTCTTTTGCACAAGAAGATTCCATTGAGACGGAAATTGTCACTCTGGGGCAGGCTATGGGTCTGGAAGTGGATGAAGATGATGTGGAGGAAATGATCCAAGATCATGAGGTGGAACTGACAACAGAAGAGCTAATTGAACTTGAAAAATCAACAGAgcatgacagtggagaagaggaACATTGTGAGGATGACCATGTTGTCACAGTTCAAGAACTAAAGGATCTGTTTTCTTCCTGGGAAGCTGTGAAGAGTGTTGTCCGCAAACACCCAGACATTGCTCTTACTGAGCTTAAAACCTGTGACTATGAGGATAAAGTGCTGAGCTACTTTAAAAACCTGAAGAAAAAATGGCAGAGACAAACCACATTGGACTCCTTTTTCAAAAGGCCACGGAAGGATCCTGACTCTGCTTCTAA CACCAGAAGGAGTGGAACCAACCCTGATGATGCTTCCATCCTTCCAGATGTGACTATCCAGCTTCTATAA